ACCCACAGTTTCAGCTGCCAAATGTTGTTTGTCCTGATTTGTAATATTCTGGCTGAGGTCCAGGAGGTTGGAGCAGTGATGACATCCAACAGGATACAAAACCCAAATAATACACGGGGGATTAAAAGCTAACAGCTTGTTATTCATTAGCACAAATCTACTGCCCACTGAGCAGAATGCAGGAGCACCTATGAGAGATATATCTCGATGTGTTTGGAGGGACGCTCGACATATGGATGGGAATATGCCCACATTGAATGGAAACTTAACAATATTCTTCCAGAGGTCATTACTGAAATAAATCTAAATGTCAAGGCAAGTATGGCTGAACAttattataagataagataagatattcctttattagtcccgcagtagGGGAATGTGCAGCGTAcggcagcaaaggggatagtgcaaaaaacaagaagcatcaactaacacagtaaaaaaagagctaaacaaagtgtaacaaaatatgaaccatttaaatagaaggaagtataacaataggagcagtatatacagtattgacaataaacagacttacaaaattgcacaagtgtaaaatgatattgcacagtgagaatgaaatgaaattccacctgaaaatattgcacagtatgaattacacctgagtcgtaatgatattgcacagtcagtatacagtgtagtacagttattgtcagtatttggtgtgtaagtggtctactatATAGTAGATGTAGTTATCAGGATTTTTTTTGCACAGTTATTGTTAATTGAGTAGAAGAGGAGTGATGCAGGACCAGGTTATATAATCTCTTGGACTGGTGGTTTTGCAGGTAGAGCAACCAGTTTTCTGAGTGACTTTCAAGCAGTTTATATTAATAATGACCGTTAAATAGTACAACTTCTTTGGCTCAGTGTTTACAAAAAATGAAAGCTGtgatgtttaataataataataatgtggttCAACATCAAATCCCCATAATTTGTATCATAGTAtatgtcctctctctgtctctctctttcccaccCACACCATATGGGCACAGCAGGTGATAGGCTCCGAGGATCTGTGACGcacttgtttattatttttggtcCGCAGGTCCACAAAAACACTGCTGACCGTAGTCATTGTGTAATCAGGGTGGTGTTTGCTGTTTAGATAAGATCAATGTTCTGCCTCTTGAAACATTTGTCACAAACATGAGCTGTTAGTCTAACATGGGCACAGCTTTGCTACTTGGTGCATaagtcaaaaaaagaaaaaacagccaGCTGTGATTatgaatattaaacattttttgtaatcactttcTAATGTACAGGGGGATTCTGGATCAGTGGAAGGTATTCcttcattgtttgtttgtttcattgcttgtttttttttttttctgtctgtgcagAAGTTGAGAATGCCAACCGGGGACTTCAAGGAGGACAGGTGTACATCATCAGCACAATCCACCCCAAGTGTCACCCCTTCTGTCACCCCCTCCGTCACCCCCAGCGTCACCCCCTGTGTTACTCCCCACGGATCACCGGCTCTTAGTCGCAGGTAGGCATCATGCTGCTGAAATGTTTAGCTCATGTCCTTTTTCCATTTAATCTAAAACATGGTAAAACACGCACATCCAGTGTTTCGATAGGATGGGAGCTGGATCAAAGAAATATAACCGGATAAAACAGATATATCCGCACACCAAATAGCTCCCGTTTTGAAGGATCTTTATTATGCTGTAACCTTTGGAGCACCAGGCTCTTCCAGTGCAGAGAGTCGCCGTCATAAATACCCGTACTGCACACAAAAACGCACACGTGACAATACCACACTTGTGTCACATAACCAAATACGAACaagataatatattatatattagacCTGTGCACTGATAGTATCTCAAGGCTACAGAGAGGTACATGCAAAGATGATGGTATAGAAAGGAGCATATCAGTATACACACggtataaatacaaaatatgtccCCATCCCATATGTAAGTACTCCATCTTTATCACCattatattcaaaatataaacaCATGTGATTTACCACCCCAGTTGCAAGCACAtactagggctgtaccgaataccattttttggacttcaaagctttggtgagaaatatttgaatgtaTTTGAAGCATTGCATCGCGCatacattaatatataaatCTAGGTCATACGTACAAAACTATTCAAGTTTATACAAAGGCACATGGTACAATATGACGGTGATGCAGCCGGAGGCTCGTGTTTTTGGAGGACTTATTTATGGGAGGTGacgtatactgtgtgtgtatactgatATGTTCCTTTCTATACCATCATCTTATTATGTACCTCTCTGTAGCCTTGACATACTGTCGGTGCATATGtctaatatatacaatattttctTGTTAATATTTGATTGATTAAGTGAAACAGGTGTGGTATTGTCACGTGTGCGTTTTTGTATGCAGTATAGGTATTTAAGATGGCGACTCTCCGCACTTATCAGAAGTCTGAGGAAGAGTCTGGTGCTCCAGATGTTACAGGATAATAAAGATCCTTCAAACGGGAGCTTTTTGGTGTGCGGATCtatctgttttattctgttatttaatCTACACCCAGATCCAAAATGTTATCGAAATGGATGAAACCTAATCATAACATGCTTCATATCCCAACATGGCCCATATTATAGCCTTTCTCAGTGTTAATGCTTGTGTGTTCATGTCTTGCTCTTGCTTGGTGGCAATACAGGAGCTGGTTCCAGCTGAGTCCTGCGCATTTTCTTGCTACCCCAGAGCTCAATAGTCCAAACCCCAGCACAAGCATGGGAGGAAATgagggaggaggcggaggaggaggaggaggaacagagaAGTGGAGCTTCTTTGGAAGTCGACCGGTGGTACAGAAGTCCCCCACTGACCCAGGCTGTGAAAGCAGCACAGGTGAGAGATTTATACGCAGTCCGGCATTTGGATCTTGACTGtaaattacagtattttttacagtattaTTGAACAATAGATGGGATAGAGTCTCATAGCAATAGGTTGAACCCCGTGCCATGACAAACTGTGCTGAGGCCCCCACGTTTTGTTCTTTCTCTGAATACAATAACGCTGGTTCCACTGGTTGCAATTGAATAGCTCTTGAACTCAGTGGGGATTTTCCACTGACAGGGTGGCACAAATAATAAACCTCAGTCATTAATGTTTTCGGAGGCCTGTTTTACCTCTGAACACACCCGGGTGTGGTTTAGAAGTTTGCTTTGCCTCCGACCACGGCTGTCGCCAGcgcagaggcattatgttttcgggtcgTCCACCCGTCTGTACGTACGTCTGTATGTATGTCCGTCTGTACATGCGTCCATCCGCGGggttctcgtgaacgcgatatcgcCGGAACGCGCTGgaggaaatttcttcaaattttggCACAAACGACCtcttggactcgaggatgaactgattagattttggtggtcaaagatcACCGTGACCTCAAGTCCGTTCCATTCCtatgaacacgatatctcaggaacacctcgacagaatttcttcaaatttggcacaaacatccacgaGGACTCAAGGacgaactgattagaatttgcaATTTCACCTAAATGTCtaataggaaaaaaaagatgacattttggccagacgtggatgtaaactgcaaggTGACTGGCTGGCGGAGGCGTACaaaccgcgaggcggtaattgtAGTTTCGCTCGTGAAACCACACCCAACAATCAGCAAGAACCAGATTGTCATGACACTAAAGCTGCTCCCTTTATAATGGCTATAGATTTAGATCATTAATGACAACATCACTTCCTCGTCTCTCCTGCAGGCTTCTCACTGCAGTCCTACTTTGGCATGCAGAAGTCCTCTACCATGGATAGCACCAACACCCAGGTCAACTTCAAGGTGGACGACCCTGCCAATTTCATGCCCCCCAAGATTGAATTGTCGGGCATTGAAGCCAAGCGGGCGCCCACACGGCCGCACAAACTCAAACCTCGGGACATGAATGTTTTAACACCTTCGGGCTTCTGAAGCCGGACCGGCTGTGTTGTAACACCTCTGCACCacatctgttgtttttctttcctccgtctgtttgcttatttgctttcttgtcttCCTCTGTTCCCTCCCTGCAAATCCACCGAGGCTGAGAGGAAGGAGGACCACCTATAGTATTAGCTCAGCAGCCCCAGAGACATCACCGCACTGTTACTCCTCCCCCAGCGGACCTACTCTGATGGATCGCTATCTCCTGTTATTCCACATTatccccttcctctctcttccagcTCATTGGTCCAAATAAAACACCACATGAAATATCTTTATATGTCATCCCTAAAGATAGTATtgctttgtattattattattgttctgTCCTTGTTCTGACATGCATCGCCTCGCCGTCCTCGTCACATCGTCCATAACGGCCTGAGATTGAAGTTGTTGAAATGTCTCGTCATTGCCTCTCATGAAACTGACCAGCTATTTCAATTCATAATGCTCAGTTGCCTCATTTGTCTTTTATTATGTCATTTTGAATAAGAAGAAGTGTAGCTGTGTAGAGCTTTCCTCTGTTAGCATGCAGAGTTTAGAGTGTGGATGAATGATATTGTGCCTAAACTTTCAGCATGTTTGCTTTTGGCATTTTCGCCATCTAAAtacagcttttgtttttttattattattattaggaagAGCATCTTATTTTACCTTGTGAGAGAGTATGACTGATGACCTGAAGTGATTTCAACTTAAGTATTTTCACATTGTTCTGCTTTAAATCAACATTACTCATTCTGAATAGTAGTGTGTTGGGGTGcgtcacatttttatattgcatCACAATAATgctgtaaaaatgcaaaagcgTTGAAGTGGTCATTTGAGTTTTCTGTGTCGTAATACAAGACTTActgctgtttttatttgaagAAGTTGATGAATTCCAGTAAGTAATTGCACAAGGGAGATGAATTCCCACTTAcatctgtaaataaatctgatATTAACAAGCAAAATCTGGTTTTCTGGTTCTGTTCTTCATGCAATTGTGGAAATATAAGTACATGGAGCCTCTACAAGCACTCCACTCCTTTATACATacataacagtaaaacaaacaatccATATGATGCTGAGGATCAGAAATATAGAGTCCATGGAACAAAGACCCATTGAGGTTGAGgaatgcttttttttgtatgaAAACACTATTTTGTGATTAGTATATGcagtattgtatttatttttgtatgtatgGTTGCTTAGTTAAATCAATCTACAGCAGAATATGAATTATGCTGTGAAAGCAGAGCCTAATAATCCAACTGAACTGgcatttttatttcacttatATATTTGAATCGCTGAACAAATCGGGAGTGAGCGGCGATATATAAAATGGGTGTTCTTtgcacatttatttaaaggtcctatatcgtgctcattttcaggttcatacttgtattttgtgtttctacaagaacatgtttacatgctgttatgttaaaaaaacctttattttactcatactgtctgtctgaaacgctccgttgtagcgcatttcaacggaattgcgctgctaggcaacagtttgggtccatgtttacttcctgtcagctgatgtcattcacatacactgcaacaggaaataaactgggacacatttagaatgtttatgtttaaaacagtgtaataatctatatattgtaaatttgtgacatcacaaatggacagaaatcgtgatggcttgtttcaaacgcacaatttctgaatacgggctgtgtgtatttctctgtatattgagcgttttgatagtttaacagtatttctacagcacttaaacctgctttataatataaaagacatgaaaatctcactttttacaatatgggacctttaagtaaaagtattatagTAGTAATATATTTGTAAATTTTACCTGgtcatgcaaaaataaaaaaataaaaaatcaacttgCACCAACCTGAATTGCCATGATATCAACATATAAAGGTGAAATTTGACCCCTTGTGGTGATAATGATGTGGGAAGATTTTACACCAACGTTTAGCGACAGTGTTTGGCCAGAAGGGGGTGCAATAAgctaaaaatataaacacatgGTTTTTGAGAAATAAGTTTTATACTCATTAGTTTCATTATATTACCCAGATTAAAATCAAGAACAGGAGCCTCAAATGAAATGTGTGTTGAGGAAATTAATTTTGCCTCACAGAGACATGAAGGGCAAAGGTCAGAAAAGAAGTCTCTCTGTTGACACACTCATTTAATTAGTCTCGTTCTACTGCCGGTGGAGAGATTGATTTAAATGTAACAGCAATTACAGGGATGTTGTCAGCAATACTGAACGTTATGAACTACCTACCCAATCTCCCCCTCTCCACATCAAAGCAAACATCCAGGCCATGCGACAGCGAGCCGGCAGGGAGAAACAGTAGGGAGCAGAGTTCCTCCCCCGAAGGCTCAGCCATTTACTGAGAGGCTTCACGGCCTTGTTAAAGCTCTCAGCACTTATTGTCTGGTTGTTCTGTCTATTGTGTtcgagagtgagagagtgagttaATTTATTACAGGGTGTGTCCGTTGCCCTCATTATGTCACAGAGACACACCAggatgcacatacagtacaggacGTTTCTATCGTATGTTGACTCAGTTTCAAAAGTATAAACTATGATGACACTTCCTTATAGCTGCTGTTGTAGTTCTAACAGAAGCTTTAAGGTCTTGGCTTGAGGCAAAAAgaaactttctttcttttccatcAACTTTGACACTGGTGTTAATTAGCCGGAGCTCCTGAAGGGAACACTCCTTTACGTAATTACGGGGCCATTGAGCGTCCACGTCTGGTTTTCAGGTGGCGCTACAGGGGGCAAAGGTGAACATGAAATGAGGCAGGCAAGTGCAGACAGAGAGCTTTCACTCCAATGCTGAAAGGTGAACGATCATAAAGGGATGGATGGGACAGACACGAGATGAAAGGAGATCGGATGAAGAAATTTGGTGTAACAGTTTGGTAAAAACACAGATGGAGAGTGTTGGGACACATTTGTGTTAGAGGCAACATGGCAACGATGACTGTCAGTAACATTAAACCAAAAACACACGCAGCAGTAAAGCAATTAAAGTGAGAGAAACAGTGGGTGGGGGAGTCTGTAAGGGAGGGAAACATAGAGAAAAGGGTGGGGTGCCCCAGCAGTCATGACATAATACAGATGGCTCTCTCTGGGTCCGACATGACGTGGTTGCGTAGCCTCCCcccttcctttccttctctctcgATCCCACACAAATCACTGAGCTCACTCACAGATGTGCAATGGCTAGCGCCACCCTGCCAGAGTGACAACgcaccaaaacaaacacactcaggGTCTCATCTGCAATCTGACACTCATCTAGATTTCGAAAAACTGGTCTGGCCAAGTTCCCTCCACAACAGCATCAAAACAATCACTCCGTGGGCTACACCCGTATGACACGACAAGCTGCCGTGATTaacaagaaaaacagcaacGTTTTTTTAAGATCAGCTTGCTCCAGTGATCCAGTTTCACTAGCGTTAGTGATGCTCGGTATGGACAAAACACAGTCTAAATGTACTCTTTGTAAAGGTCAATTTGAGGAAGGTTATGTGCTCTTTCATCTAatacatgtaggagtgatagGAGCCTTTTTTATCACTTATTTTGTCAGGGTGACACCGGGAATATGCCGGGATCACCAggtattttttaataaacagaTATTGGGCTTCTGATACCTGACGTACTCTGAGTCGTTATCCCCAAGTGGTACTAAAGTGTGTTTTCTATATCAGCAGTACATGAGATGTTACTTATGAAGAAAGTCAAGATGAATCAGcaatgatcgggccctcgcacTTTTAGTGCACGTCGGCGGGAATACTGGCGGGACACCGGTTGAAGCAAATGTGTATTTCCGTGACcatcggacactgcacgcacGAGTTAGACGTCATTTCCTGCGTGGATTGAATGGCAAAGGTAATGACGGATTGCAAATtttgacttcctgttgccagtagatGGCgttatgactgtgagtcaataTTGCCACGTAGATGTCCTCAGGCCTGGACTGCTATGACGTAGGTCAAGTTTGGGACAGATTTGTCCAAGAACAGTCGGTGTACAGTTTGTTGTTCAATGGTGAATCATGTAAATTCTCCACCCCGCCACGTCAACACCGTTTCATAAAAACTCAAGATTTTAccaacttttcatcacaaaggtcttcaGATTGTACCgaccaaatttgaagtcgagcagattaaatctgtaggaggagttcgttaaagtacggaGCCTGCAAATGGCCAAAAATACAcgaaaatttcacaaaaaattcaaaatagCCGACTTCCAAATCAAGATGAATAAAGTTAGAATGAAAGCAAAAGCTGCTGTGACAAGATAATACAGTAATAAAAAGactttattacatttcatttattgcTTTCgggttatatatacagtaccgGTATCCATTAAACTCACAACTTGTTTGTGTAAGAAGCGCCACGAAACGATGACTAATGCAGGTTTTTCTCCGAGGTAATCTAGTCATTGACGCCACGACACAAACAGCTGGTGACAAAACTTAACAAGGGATTTCAAAGGGGGTCCCTTTTGACGTCTGCTGCTGGGTGGGTTCCCTCTGTGTCGTATGCTAACGCCGTCTAACTCCAGAAGCACATCTGGGGCTGATTCACGGTGAGCTCATGGCCCGGAGGTGAACCCAACAAGCTTAAGGGGAGGTGGGGAGGCGGGGGGAACACAGGTACCTGGCTGTCTTCAGGTATGCATCCTGTGAAAGAAAGTAAACATCAATCATGCCCACTACCCGGGGGCGCGGGGGGGGATAGGGTTACAGTGTTACAGCTTGTAACACAGATGTGGGTCACGCACAAATCAAATCAGCGTGCCTACGTTACGCAATAACAAGCTGCTGTACCTCATAAATCGTGAAGACGTGACCTCTGACTGATACAAAATCTCCGTTTCCCCCGAAGAGACCCTGCAGAAAATGAGTGCATCTTTGTGCggctactgtgtgtgtggaatgtgtgtgtggggtggatGCGAGCGTCAGAGCAGCACACAGAGTAAATAGTGTGAAGTctcattttatgtatatattctagggctgtcaatcgattaattgcatgattttcctttttaatctgttcaaaatgaaccttaaagggagatttgtcaagtatttaatactcttatccacaagggagtgggcaaatatgctgctttatgcaaaatgtatgtatatatttattattggaaacaattaacaacacaaaacaatgacagatattgatcagaaaccctcacaggtactgcatttagcataaaaaatatgctcaaatcataacatgtcaaactgaagcccaacaggcaacaacagctgtcagtgtgtcagtgtgctgacttgactatgacttgccccaaactgcatgtgattatcataaagtgggcatgtctgtaaaggggagactcgtgggtacccatagaacccatttacattcacatatcttgaggtcagaggtcaagggacccctttgaaaatggccatgacgtttttttcctcgccaaaaaagctagtatgacatggttggtaccaattccttggggtttttctagtttcatatgacgccggtatcttcactctagttttaaaactgagcccgctacaacctccgaaagatctaacgcgttattattgcgttaactttgacagccctagtgtattCAAAATGTCTAAGTGTACACATCATATGTTTTGCTAAACGTACTATCTGACTTCCTGCACCTTGTATCTTGATTCTCTTTCCTGCTGTTGTGAAACTATCAGATGGATGTTAACATCTGTAACCtgctggcaaaaaaaacagtcttaagaaaacaaaactgaagAGCCAACGTGACAAAGCTACTCTTCTTTATTGTCATCCAGTCCGGAAAATAGGGTGCGGTACGTTGTTTTTGTACAACAAATGAAGCATATGTTTGTTGTGTACTTCTGTTTTCCTTCTTTTGCTTTATGTCTTTATGTGGAAGGGTCGGTGGGGAGAGGGATTACCTTTATGTTCctgcactgttttgtttttgctcctCTTTTTGTATATTGTGCctttggaaaaagaaaaatcaatggATATATTGAACTTAAAATGTTAGCAGCTTTTCTATAAGCCAGCCTCCAGCCTGTGGCCGTCGGGGCTGTGTTGTCTCTGTTCATCAGGCATTCTCCTGCCATCCCCCCACTGAGAAGCAGAGTGTGTATTGTTGGGCCCTCCTGTACTGGCCCCCAGGCCCTAACATGAAGCAGATGTGTTGTAGAGGAGAATCCCCCTACATACAACAACCAGGTCTGAACAGTCAGCTGGAGCTCACTAGAGCCACATCCACTCCATGCACTcattaggagaaaaaaacaagaaagctTTTAACCTTACAACCACACATCGCAGAGCaccgtgtgtgcgtgcgtgcgtgattgaaagtgaaacatgcgagaaatgtgtgatgatgatTCATTTCTTGGCCGTGCTGTTATAAAGAATTTAATACCCAAGACACGTGTTGTGCAATTGGTCAAAGTACATAATATCTCTTAATCTAAATCACGCAGTCGGGCCTGGAATGCTTCCTCATGGAATCTAGCCAAAggtgtcttcctcctcctttatcTCCAGGACCGGTTTTAATCATCATTCATACACATATAAGAGTCATTATTactgacttaaaggtcccatattgtaaaaaagtgagatttgcatgtcttttatattataaagcaggtttatgtgatatataaaatactgttaaactatcaaatcactcaatatacggagaaatacacacacagcccgtattcagaaattgtgcgtttgaaacaagccgttaggatttctgtccatttgtgatgtcacaaatatacaatatatatatatatatatatagatcatcacacggttttaaacataaacattctaaatgtgttccagtttatttcctgttggagtgtatgtaaataacatcagctgacaggaagtaaacatggaccgaaactgttgcctagcaaccattg
This DNA window, taken from Sebastes umbrosus isolate fSebUmb1 chromosome 9, fSebUmb1.pri, whole genome shotgun sequence, encodes the following:
- the LOC119494028 gene encoding putative monooxygenase p33MONOX isoform X2, whose product is MEKPPHPTAQVQEHCRGESGGKSLTFEAAPVKSQVPVVKAKATSLMSSFMTKQTQENLQQFEHQAGLADARYSPHKGLSTEECRFQRLGDCTVPKLRMPTGDFKEDRCTSSAQSTPSVTPSVTPSVTPSVTPCVTPHGSPALSRRSWFQLSPAHFLATPELNSPNPSTSMGGNEGGGGGGGGGTEKWSFFGSRPVVQKSPTDPGCESSTGFSLQSYFGMQKSSTMDSTNTQVNFKVDDPANFMPPKIELSGIEAKRAPTRPHKLKPRDMNVLTPSGF
- the LOC119494028 gene encoding putative monooxygenase p33MONOX isoform X1 codes for the protein MASQRGDIPAIESDTSSGLFGMGITRRNVNYDDLMDTAMHSPPPDFTINMLWKNPLIPQHKFRNTAEEGESGGKSLTFEAAPVKSQVPVVKAKATSLMSSFMTKQTQENLQQFEHQAGLADARYSPHKGLSTEECRFQRLGDCTVPKLRMPTGDFKEDRCTSSAQSTPSVTPSVTPSVTPSVTPCVTPHGSPALSRRSWFQLSPAHFLATPELNSPNPSTSMGGNEGGGGGGGGGTEKWSFFGSRPVVQKSPTDPGCESSTGFSLQSYFGMQKSSTMDSTNTQVNFKVDDPANFMPPKIELSGIEAKRAPTRPHKLKPRDMNVLTPSGF